A portion of the Streptomyces erythrochromogenes genome contains these proteins:
- a CDS encoding NADP-dependent oxidoreductase: MRAIVVNEWGGPENLVEREIERPEPGLGEVLVRVHAAGVNPVDWKTRASGALIAWGGTPIVGWDVSGTVEAVGPGVTLYAPGDEVYGMPLFPRQAGGYAEYVVAPARHFARKPGSLDHVQAAALPLAALTAWQALVDTAGVTAGQRVLVHAAAGGVGHLAVQIAKARGAYVIGTASAAKHEVLRELGADELIDYRSVDFAEAVSDVDVVLDALGGDTAERSLKVLKPGGHLVSLPGPDSVPAGADGVNAAWVLVDPDLKGLEAIADLADRGLLKPLVETVLPLADAARAHEIGEQGRTTGKIVLTVV; the protein is encoded by the coding sequence ATGCGCGCGATCGTCGTCAACGAGTGGGGCGGCCCGGAGAACCTGGTCGAGCGGGAGATCGAGCGACCGGAGCCGGGGCTGGGCGAGGTCCTGGTCCGGGTCCACGCGGCGGGCGTCAACCCGGTCGACTGGAAGACCCGCGCCAGCGGCGCCCTGATCGCCTGGGGCGGGACCCCGATCGTGGGCTGGGACGTCTCCGGCACGGTCGAGGCGGTCGGCCCCGGCGTGACCCTCTACGCCCCCGGTGACGAGGTGTACGGCATGCCGCTCTTCCCGCGCCAGGCGGGCGGCTACGCGGAGTACGTGGTGGCCCCGGCGCGGCACTTCGCCCGCAAGCCCGGCTCCCTCGACCACGTGCAGGCGGCGGCGCTGCCGCTGGCGGCGCTCACCGCCTGGCAGGCGCTGGTGGACACCGCCGGCGTCACGGCCGGGCAGCGGGTGCTCGTGCACGCGGCGGCCGGCGGCGTCGGGCACCTGGCGGTGCAGATCGCCAAGGCCCGCGGCGCGTACGTGATCGGCACCGCCAGCGCCGCCAAGCACGAGGTGCTGCGCGAGCTGGGCGCCGACGAGCTGATCGACTACCGCTCGGTGGACTTCGCCGAGGCGGTCTCGGACGTCGACGTCGTGCTGGACGCGCTGGGCGGCGACACCGCCGAGCGCAGCCTGAAGGTGCTCAAGCCCGGCGGCCACCTGGTCTCGCTGCCCGGCCCGGACTCCGTCCCGGCGGGCGCCGACGGGGTGAACGCGGCCTGGGTGCTGGTCGACCCGGACCTCAAGGGTCTGGAGGCCATCGCGGACCTGGCGGACCGGGGCCTGCTGAAGCCGCTGGTCGAGACGGTGCTGCCGCTGGCGGACGCCGCGCGGGCCCACGAGATCGGCGAGCAGGGCCGGACCACCGGCAAGATCGTCCTGACGGTGGTCTGA
- a CDS encoding thioesterase family protein: MSFAAAQASIGDSEFDRDTAITERAGEPGVYDAELSAGWTIIAAVNGGYLLALVGRALSATLPHPDPFTVSAHYLTSSVPGPAVIRTEVVRVGRTLSTGQASLFQYDEHGNEVERIRVLASYGDLASLPDDVRTVAEPPLMPSYENCIGPEAGPAPIPGSSAIVDRLRLRLDPATAGWAVGAPSGKGEMRAWFELADGRDADPLSMLLAVDALPPTAFDLGLVAWTPTVELTTHIRRRPAPGPLRISITTRNLAGGFLEEDAEVWDSTDHLVAQSRQLARALRI; encoded by the coding sequence ATGTCATTTGCAGCTGCCCAGGCATCCATCGGCGACAGCGAGTTCGACCGCGACACCGCCATCACCGAACGCGCGGGTGAGCCCGGCGTGTACGACGCGGAGCTCTCCGCCGGCTGGACGATCATCGCCGCTGTCAACGGCGGCTACCTGCTGGCCCTGGTCGGCCGGGCCCTGTCGGCGACCCTCCCGCACCCGGACCCCTTCACCGTGTCCGCGCACTACCTGACCTCCTCCGTGCCCGGCCCCGCCGTGATCCGCACCGAGGTCGTCCGGGTCGGCCGCACCCTCTCCACCGGCCAGGCCTCGCTCTTCCAGTACGACGAGCACGGCAACGAGGTCGAGCGCATCCGCGTCCTCGCCTCCTACGGCGACCTCGCGTCCCTGCCGGACGACGTGCGGACGGTCGCCGAGCCGCCGCTCATGCCGTCCTACGAGAACTGCATCGGCCCCGAGGCCGGCCCCGCGCCGATCCCCGGCAGCTCCGCCATCGTGGACCGGCTCCGGCTCCGGCTGGACCCGGCGACCGCGGGCTGGGCCGTCGGCGCGCCCTCCGGCAAGGGCGAGATGCGGGCCTGGTTCGAGCTGGCCGACGGCCGCGACGCCGACCCGCTCTCCATGCTCCTCGCGGTGGACGCGCTGCCGCCGACCGCCTTCGACCTCGGCCTGGTGGCCTGGACCCCGACCGTGGAGCTCACCACGCACATCCGCCGCCGCCCGGCCCCGGGCCCGCTGCGGATCTCCATCACCACCCGCAACCTGGCCGGCGGCTTCCTGGAGGAGGACGCCGAGGTCTGGGACTCCACCGACCACCTGGTCGCCCAGTCCCGCCAGCTGGCGCGCGCCCTGCGCATCTGA
- a CDS encoding ABC transporter ATP-binding protein, protein MTDTNKTDPAVTLPAQATDSPEPLLKVTGLTKHFPITKGLLRRQAGAVKAVDGLDFDVRRGETLGIVGESGCGKSTMGRLITRLLEPTGGTIEFEGKDITHLGVAGMRPLRRDVQMIFQDPYGSLNPRHTVGTIVSAPFKLQNVNPEGGLKAEVQRLLSLVGLNPEHYNRYPHEFSGGQRQRIGIARALALKPKLVVADEPVSALDVSIQAQVVNLLDDLQEELGLTYVIIAHDLSVIRHVSDRIAVMYLGKIVELADNKSLYGEPMHPYTAALMSAVPVPDPRRRGAKSGRILLKGDVPSPISPPSGCRFHTRCWKATQICATQEPPLLALKTGHQVACHHPENAPDQAPGDKPLPGAADAVTTATE, encoded by the coding sequence GTGACCGACACCAACAAGACGGATCCGGCCGTCACCCTTCCGGCGCAGGCCACGGACTCTCCCGAGCCGCTGCTCAAGGTCACCGGCCTGACCAAGCACTTCCCCATCACCAAGGGGCTGCTGCGCAGGCAGGCCGGCGCGGTCAAGGCCGTCGACGGCCTCGACTTCGACGTCCGGCGCGGTGAGACCCTCGGCATCGTGGGCGAGTCCGGCTGCGGCAAGTCGACCATGGGCCGGCTGATCACGCGGCTGCTCGAACCGACCGGCGGCACGATCGAGTTCGAGGGCAAGGACATCACGCACCTGGGGGTGGCGGGCATGCGCCCGCTGCGCCGCGACGTGCAGATGATCTTCCAGGACCCCTACGGCTCGCTGAACCCGCGCCACACGGTGGGCACCATCGTCAGCGCCCCGTTCAAGCTCCAGAACGTCAACCCGGAGGGCGGGCTCAAGGCGGAGGTCCAGCGGCTGCTGTCGCTCGTCGGCCTCAACCCCGAGCACTACAACCGCTACCCGCACGAGTTCTCGGGCGGCCAGCGCCAGCGCATCGGCATCGCGCGGGCCCTGGCGCTGAAGCCGAAGCTGGTCGTCGCGGACGAGCCCGTCTCGGCGCTGGACGTCTCGATCCAGGCCCAGGTGGTGAACCTGCTGGACGACCTCCAGGAGGAGCTCGGCCTCACCTACGTGATCATCGCGCACGACCTGTCGGTCATCCGGCACGTGTCGGACCGCATCGCGGTGATGTACCTCGGCAAGATCGTCGAGCTCGCCGACAACAAGTCGCTGTACGGGGAGCCGATGCACCCCTACACCGCGGCCCTGATGTCGGCCGTGCCGGTGCCGGACCCGAGGCGGCGGGGCGCCAAGAGCGGCCGCATCCTGCTCAAGGGCGACGTGCCGTCCCCCATCTCGCCGCCGAGCGGCTGCCGCTTCCACACGCGGTGCTGGAAGGCGACGCAGATCTGCGCGACGCAGGAACCGCCGCTGCTCGCGCTGAAGACCGGCCACCAGGTCGCCTGCCACCACCCGGAGAACGCCCCCGACCAGGCCCCGGGCGACAAGCCCCTCCCGGGCGCGGCGGACGCGGTGACGACGGCGACGGAGTGA
- a CDS encoding SDR family oxidoreductase, with protein sequence MATHLITGAGSGIGAAVATRLHARGDDLVLLARDAGRGKQLVDRYPGSRVLVGDLADPDRLSWAFSKQAIPERIDSLLHIAGIVDLGPVGELRPKTWHQQLNVNLIAPAEVTRLLLPTLRASKATVVFVNSGAGLNAHADWSAYAASKHGLKALADSLRAEERANGVRVTSVYPGRTASPMQAKVHSQEGKEYDPAAWIDPESVATTIVMAVDLPRDAEVNDLSVRPGR encoded by the coding sequence ATGGCTACTCACCTGATCACCGGTGCCGGTTCCGGCATCGGCGCCGCCGTCGCGACCCGCCTGCACGCCCGTGGCGACGACCTCGTCCTCCTGGCCCGCGACGCCGGCCGCGGCAAGCAGCTCGTCGACCGCTACCCCGGCTCCAGGGTCCTCGTGGGCGACCTCGCCGATCCCGACCGGCTCTCCTGGGCCTTCTCCAAGCAGGCGATCCCCGAGCGCATCGACTCGCTCCTGCACATCGCCGGGATCGTGGACCTCGGACCGGTGGGCGAGCTGCGGCCCAAGACCTGGCACCAGCAGCTCAACGTGAACCTGATCGCCCCCGCCGAGGTGACCCGGCTGCTGCTGCCCACCCTGCGCGCCTCCAAGGCCACCGTCGTGTTCGTGAACTCCGGCGCCGGCCTGAACGCCCACGCCGACTGGAGCGCGTACGCCGCCTCCAAGCACGGCCTGAAGGCGCTCGCCGACTCGCTGCGGGCCGAGGAGCGGGCCAACGGCGTCCGCGTCACCTCCGTCTACCCGGGCCGCACCGCCAGCCCCATGCAGGCCAAGGTGCACTCCCAGGAGGGCAAGGAGTACGACCCGGCCGCCTGGATCGACCCCGAGTCGGTGGCGACCACCATCGTCATGGCCGTCGACCTGCCCCGCGACGCCGAGGTCAACGACCTGTCCGTCAGGCCGGGCCGATGA
- a CDS encoding GlxA family transcriptional regulator has product MGETQERSEDTARRGSGAAGRHLVAVLALPGFPPFELGIPSRVFGSAVDDDGEALYEVVVCTSDGAPVPSDSGFTLQPAAGPEALAAADTVIVPPTHAMPELAGGGPLPPAVAQAIAGIRPGTRLVSICSGSYVLAAAGLLDERPATTHWNLADEFRRAYPRVRIDEDVLFVDDGDVLTSAGVSAGVDLCLHLIRRDHGVAVTNRAARMCVVPPWRDGGQAQFIDRPVPEPTVATTTATRAWALERLAEPVSLAELAAHARMSLRTFTRRFRDEVGMTPVQWLTAQRLETARHLLESSDLPVDLVAHRSGFGSANSLRQHMRASLGVSPIAYRRTFQPTAPA; this is encoded by the coding sequence ATGGGTGAGACGCAGGAGCGCAGCGAGGACACAGCCCGCCGCGGGAGCGGCGCGGCCGGCCGGCACCTGGTCGCGGTGCTGGCCCTGCCGGGCTTCCCCCCGTTCGAGCTGGGCATCCCCTCCCGGGTCTTCGGCAGCGCCGTCGACGACGACGGCGAGGCCCTGTACGAGGTCGTCGTCTGCACCTCCGACGGCGCCCCCGTGCCCAGCGACTCCGGATTCACCCTCCAGCCCGCCGCCGGCCCCGAAGCCCTCGCCGCCGCCGACACCGTGATCGTCCCGCCCACCCACGCCATGCCCGAGCTCGCCGGCGGCGGGCCGCTGCCGCCCGCCGTCGCCCAGGCCATCGCGGGCATCCGCCCCGGCACCCGCCTGGTGTCCATCTGCTCCGGCTCCTACGTCCTCGCCGCCGCCGGACTCCTCGACGAACGCCCCGCGACCACGCACTGGAACCTCGCCGACGAGTTCCGCCGCGCCTACCCCCGGGTCCGCATCGACGAGGACGTCCTGTTCGTCGACGACGGCGACGTCCTGACCTCGGCCGGGGTCTCCGCCGGAGTCGACCTGTGCCTGCACCTGATCCGCCGCGACCACGGAGTCGCCGTCACCAACCGGGCCGCCCGCATGTGCGTCGTACCGCCCTGGCGCGACGGCGGGCAGGCCCAGTTCATCGACCGGCCCGTCCCCGAGCCCACCGTCGCCACCACCACCGCCACCCGCGCCTGGGCCCTGGAACGCCTCGCCGAACCGGTCAGCCTCGCCGAGCTCGCCGCCCATGCCCGGATGAGCCTGCGCACCTTCACCCGGCGCTTCCGCGACGAGGTCGGCATGACCCCCGTGCAGTGGCTCACCGCCCAACGCCTGGAAACGGCCCGGCACCTGCTCGAATCCAGCGACCTCCCGGTCGACCTCGTGGCCCACCGGTCCGGCTTCGGCTCCGCCAACTCCCTGCGCCAGCACATGCGCGCGTCCCTCGGCGTCTCCCCGATCGCCTACCGCCGCACCTTCCAGCCCACCGCCCCGGCATGA
- a CDS encoding methionine synthase yields the protein MSAGATGVGSLPGGDAREAAKTATGSFEDFPYLPELPARGPGADMIGRSIGLLVDMYGHVEPSGWRISDRPGRDTRRARSWLGEDLDALEEFTQGYTGKLKVQAVGPWTLAAALELHGGEAMLQDAGACRDLAGSLAEGLREHLADVRRRIPGADVVLQLDEPSLTAVLLGRVRSASGYRTYRAVDRQVVEGALRDLFAVHDGEVIVHSCAPEVPFGLLRRAGATGVSFDFSLLTEREDDAVGEAVEGGTKLFAGVVAGTDGPLSDPGGSVMGVRKLWRRLGLAPGTLAESVVVTPSCGLAGASPAYARAVQAHCARAARSLADNPE from the coding sequence ATGAGCGCAGGCGCGACCGGCGTCGGCTCGCTGCCCGGCGGCGACGCCCGCGAGGCCGCCAAGACCGCGACCGGCTCCTTCGAGGACTTCCCGTACCTGCCCGAACTGCCGGCCCGCGGCCCCGGCGCCGACATGATCGGCCGCTCGATCGGGCTGCTCGTCGACATGTACGGGCACGTGGAGCCCAGCGGCTGGCGGATCAGCGACCGGCCCGGGCGCGACACGCGCCGGGCCCGGTCCTGGCTGGGCGAGGACCTGGACGCCCTGGAGGAGTTCACCCAGGGCTACACCGGCAAGCTCAAGGTCCAGGCGGTCGGGCCGTGGACGCTGGCCGCCGCCCTGGAGCTGCACGGCGGCGAGGCGATGCTGCAGGACGCCGGCGCCTGCCGGGACCTGGCCGGATCGCTCGCCGAGGGCCTGCGCGAGCACCTGGCCGATGTGCGGCGGCGGATCCCCGGGGCCGACGTCGTGCTCCAGCTCGACGAGCCGTCCCTGACGGCCGTGCTGCTCGGCCGGGTCCGCTCCGCGAGCGGCTACCGCACCTACCGCGCCGTCGACCGGCAGGTCGTCGAGGGCGCGCTGCGCGACCTGTTCGCCGTCCACGACGGCGAGGTGATCGTCCACTCCTGCGCGCCCGAGGTCCCCTTCGGCCTGCTGCGGCGGGCCGGCGCCACGGGCGTGTCGTTCGATTTCTCCCTGCTCACGGAGCGCGAGGACGACGCCGTCGGGGAGGCCGTCGAAGGCGGTACGAAGCTGTTCGCCGGAGTGGTGGCGGGCACCGACGGCCCGTTGTCGGACCCGGGCGGTAGCGTCATGGGTGTCAGGAAGCTCTGGCGCAGGCTGGGGCTGGCCCCGGGGACTCTGGCGGAGTCCGTCGTGGTCACCCCCTCGTGCGGTCTGGCGGGTGCCTCGCCCGCCTACGCCCGCGCGGTGCAGGCGCATTGCGCCAGGGCGGCGAGGTCGCTCGCCGACAACCCTGAGTGA
- a CDS encoding trimeric intracellular cation channel family protein, translating to MLHDLFPPGVQHALDLAGIFVFATSGALLAVRKNFDVFGIAVLALVTALGGGLFRDLVIGAVPPAAFGELSFFVTPLIAAAFVFFLHPEVQRINRAINVFDAAGLALFCVTGTTKAYEYGLGLTASAALGLATAVGGGVLRDVLVNEVPSLLRDREMYAVPATVGAAMVAVSIALDSLNAITTGLAIVTTFVLRLLAMRYHWRAPLAWNRRSSVAEEP from the coding sequence GTGCTCCACGATCTCTTCCCGCCAGGGGTTCAGCATGCGCTGGACCTCGCCGGCATCTTCGTCTTCGCCACCTCGGGCGCCCTGCTCGCCGTCCGCAAGAACTTCGACGTCTTCGGCATCGCCGTGCTCGCCCTCGTCACCGCCCTCGGCGGCGGCCTCTTCCGCGACCTGGTCATCGGCGCCGTCCCGCCGGCCGCCTTCGGCGAGCTCAGCTTCTTCGTCACCCCGCTGATCGCCGCGGCGTTCGTCTTCTTCCTGCACCCCGAGGTCCAGCGGATCAACCGGGCCATCAACGTCTTTGACGCCGCCGGCCTCGCGCTGTTCTGCGTGACCGGCACGACCAAGGCCTACGAGTACGGCCTGGGCCTCACCGCGTCCGCCGCGCTGGGCCTGGCCACGGCCGTCGGCGGCGGCGTACTGCGCGACGTCCTGGTCAACGAGGTGCCCTCGCTGCTGCGCGACCGCGAGATGTACGCCGTGCCCGCCACCGTCGGCGCCGCGATGGTCGCCGTCTCCATCGCCCTGGACTCCCTCAACGCCATCACCACCGGCCTCGCGATCGTGACCACCTTCGTCCTGCGGCTCCTCGCCATGCGCTACCACTGGCGGGCGCCACTGGCCTGGAACAGGCGCTCCTCCGTGGCCGAAGAGCCGTAA
- a CDS encoding N-acetylmuramoyl-L-alanine amidase, with amino-acid sequence MAEQGNKRPKPGRTRRAVLLGGLGIVAAGAVAGRDEISRAWWLLPGVAKPRKEGEIDHAGAGWTAASPANWRMADRPDDYRVDRVVVHVTQGGFKSSVDAFKNPWHKASAHYIVRGDGHVEQMVRELDVAFHAGNRSMNERSVGIEHVGFVDRPKDFTDAMYTASARLAADICRRYDIRPDRTHIVGHSEVPGADHTDPGEHWDWDRYIRMVREALAASA; translated from the coding sequence ATGGCCGAGCAGGGGAACAAGAGACCGAAGCCGGGGCGGACCCGCAGGGCGGTGCTGCTCGGCGGGCTCGGGATCGTCGCGGCGGGGGCGGTCGCCGGGCGGGACGAGATCAGCCGCGCGTGGTGGCTGCTGCCGGGAGTGGCCAAGCCGCGCAAGGAGGGCGAGATCGACCACGCGGGGGCGGGCTGGACCGCGGCCTCGCCGGCGAACTGGCGGATGGCGGACCGGCCCGACGACTACCGGGTGGACCGGGTCGTCGTGCATGTCACACAGGGCGGCTTCAAGTCCTCGGTGGACGCCTTCAAGAACCCCTGGCACAAGGCTTCGGCGCACTACATAGTCCGCGGTGACGGGCATGTGGAGCAGATGGTGCGCGAGCTGGACGTGGCCTTCCACGCGGGCAACCGCTCGATGAACGAGCGCAGCGTCGGCATCGAGCACGTCGGTTTCGTGGACCGGCCCAAGGACTTCACGGACGCCATGTACACGGCGTCGGCGCGGCTGGCGGCCGACATCTGCCGCCGGTACGACATACGGCCCGACCGCACGCACATCGTCGGGCACTCCGAGGTGCCGGGCGCCGACCACACGGACCCGGGCGAGCACTGGGACTGGGACCGCTACATACGCATGGTCCGGGAGGCCCTGGCCGCTTCGGCCTGA
- the mnmA gene encoding tRNA 2-thiouridine(34) synthase MnmA: MTENLPRTDRPLRVLAAMSGGVDSAVAAARAVEAGHDVTGVHLALSANPQSFRTGARGCCTIEDSRDARRAADVIGIPFYVWDLAERFREDVVEDFISEYEAGRTPNPCLRCNEKIKFAALLDKALALGFDAVCTGHYATVVLKEDGSRELHRASDMAKDQSYVLGVLDEKQLAHALFPLGDTLTTKEEIRAEAEERGLAVAKKPDSHDICFIADGDTQGFLANRLGKAEGDIVDEATGEKVGTHDGAFGFTIGQRKGLRIGHPAPDGKPRYVLDISPVNNTVTVGPVEALDVSALTAIRPRWCGAEAAAPGTYTAQLRAHGGETEVFAEVVDGELRVSFTEPVRGVAPGQAIVLYDGTRVVGSATIATTTRATAAV; encoded by the coding sequence ATGACTGAGAACCTGCCGCGCACCGACCGCCCCCTTCGCGTCCTGGCCGCCATGTCCGGCGGAGTGGACTCCGCCGTCGCCGCCGCCCGTGCCGTCGAAGCCGGGCACGACGTGACCGGCGTCCACCTCGCGCTCTCCGCGAACCCGCAGTCCTTCCGGACCGGCGCCCGGGGCTGCTGCACCATCGAGGACTCCCGCGACGCCCGCCGCGCCGCCGACGTCATCGGCATCCCCTTCTACGTCTGGGACCTCGCCGAGCGCTTCCGCGAGGACGTCGTCGAGGACTTCATCTCCGAGTACGAGGCCGGGCGCACCCCGAACCCATGCCTGCGATGCAACGAGAAGATCAAGTTCGCGGCGCTGCTCGACAAGGCCCTCGCCCTCGGCTTCGACGCCGTCTGCACCGGCCACTACGCCACCGTCGTGCTGAAGGAGGACGGCTCCCGCGAGCTGCACCGCGCCTCCGACATGGCCAAGGACCAGTCGTACGTCCTCGGCGTCCTCGACGAGAAGCAGCTCGCCCACGCCCTCTTCCCGCTCGGCGACACCCTCACCACCAAGGAAGAGATCCGCGCCGAGGCCGAGGAGCGGGGGCTGGCCGTCGCGAAGAAGCCCGACAGCCACGACATCTGCTTCATCGCCGACGGCGACACCCAGGGCTTCCTCGCGAACCGCCTCGGCAAGGCCGAGGGCGACATCGTCGACGAGGCGACCGGCGAGAAGGTCGGCACGCACGACGGCGCCTTCGGCTTCACCATCGGCCAGCGCAAGGGCCTGCGGATCGGCCACCCGGCCCCCGACGGCAAGCCGCGCTACGTCCTCGACATCTCCCCGGTGAACAACACCGTCACCGTCGGCCCCGTCGAGGCCCTCGACGTCAGCGCCCTCACCGCGATCCGCCCCCGCTGGTGCGGCGCCGAGGCGGCCGCCCCGGGCACCTACACCGCCCAGCTGCGCGCCCACGGCGGCGAGACCGAGGTCTTCGCCGAGGTCGTGGACGGCGAGCTGCGCGTCTCCTTCACCGAGCCCGTCCGCGGCGTGGCCCCCGGCCAGGCGATCGTGCTCTACGACGGCACCCGCGTGGTCGGCTCCGCCACCATCGCGACCACCACGCGGGCCACCGCCGCCGTCTGA
- a CDS encoding DUF1330 domain-containing protein: MTAYAIAHIRPETMNEDVLTYIETMQSTLDPFGGRFLVHGKEVEVLEGPFPGTVVVIGFPDIERARAWYASDAYRAILPLRTKHIPGEVILVEGVPADYDASKTAAGLRAEAGL; the protein is encoded by the coding sequence ATGACCGCCTACGCCATCGCCCACATACGCCCCGAGACGATGAACGAGGACGTCCTCACCTACATCGAGACCATGCAGTCGACCCTGGACCCCTTCGGCGGCCGCTTCCTCGTGCACGGCAAGGAGGTCGAGGTCCTGGAGGGACCCTTCCCCGGCACCGTCGTCGTCATCGGCTTCCCCGACATCGAACGGGCCCGCGCCTGGTACGCCTCCGACGCCTACCGGGCCATCCTCCCGCTGCGCACGAAGCACATCCCCGGCGAGGTCATCCTCGTCGAGGGCGTCCCGGCCGACTACGACGCCTCGAAGACGGCCGCCGGCCTGCGCGCCGAAGCCGGCCTCTGA
- a CDS encoding cysteine desulfurase family protein, with protein sequence MAYLDHAATTPMLPEAAAAMTAQFAATGNASSLHAAGRRARRTVEEAREAFAEAIGARPSEVVFTAGGTEADNLAVKGLYWARRDADPARTRVIASPVEHHAVLDAVHWLAEHEGAQVDYLPVDRYGRVHPDAFREAVERNPDDVALATVMWANNEIGTVMPVRELAATAREAGIPLHSDAVQAFGQLDVHFADSGLAAMTVSGHKIGGPYGIGALLLGRDQTPVPVLHGGGQERHVRSGTLDVPAVAAFAVAAVLAAERREQFAAEVGALRDELIAAVLAAVPDAVLGGDPEERLPANAHFSFPGCEGDSLLLLLDAQGIECSTGSACTAGVAQPSHVLLAAGTDPQLARGTLRFSLGHTSTKEDVAALAAAIGPAVERARTAGLS encoded by the coding sequence ATGGCCTACCTCGACCACGCCGCCACCACCCCCATGCTGCCGGAGGCCGCCGCGGCGATGACCGCGCAGTTCGCCGCCACGGGGAACGCCTCCTCCCTGCACGCCGCCGGCCGCCGGGCCCGCCGTACCGTCGAGGAGGCCCGCGAGGCCTTCGCCGAGGCGATCGGAGCCCGCCCCAGCGAGGTGGTCTTCACCGCCGGCGGCACGGAGGCCGACAACCTCGCCGTCAAGGGCCTCTACTGGGCCCGGCGCGACGCCGACCCCGCCCGCACCCGGGTCATCGCCAGCCCCGTCGAGCACCACGCCGTGCTCGACGCCGTGCACTGGCTCGCCGAGCACGAGGGCGCCCAGGTCGACTACCTGCCCGTGGACCGCTACGGACGCGTGCACCCCGACGCCTTCCGCGAAGCCGTCGAGCGCAACCCCGACGACGTCGCCCTGGCCACCGTCATGTGGGCCAACAACGAGATCGGCACCGTCATGCCGGTCCGCGAACTGGCCGCCACCGCCCGCGAGGCCGGGATCCCGCTGCACTCCGACGCCGTCCAGGCCTTCGGACAGCTCGACGTCCACTTCGCCGACAGCGGCCTCGCCGCCATGACAGTCAGCGGCCACAAGATCGGCGGCCCCTACGGCATCGGAGCGCTGCTCCTCGGCCGCGACCAGACCCCCGTACCCGTCCTGCACGGCGGCGGGCAGGAACGGCACGTCCGCTCCGGCACCCTCGACGTGCCCGCCGTCGCCGCCTTCGCGGTGGCCGCCGTCCTCGCCGCCGAGCGGCGCGAGCAGTTCGCCGCGGAGGTCGGCGCCCTGCGCGACGAACTCATCGCCGCCGTCCTCGCGGCCGTGCCCGACGCCGTCCTCGGAGGGGACCCCGAAGAGCGGCTTCCGGCCAACGCGCACTTCAGCTTCCCCGGCTGCGAGGGCGACTCCCTGCTGCTCCTGCTCGACGCCCAGGGCATCGAGTGCTCCACCGGCTCGGCCTGCACCGCGGGCGTCGCCCAGCCGAGCCACGTCCTGCTGGCGGCCGGCACCGACCCGCAGCTGGCCCGCGGCACCCTGCGCTTCTCCCTCGGCCACACCTCCACCAAGGAGGACGTCGCCGCCCTCGCCGCGGCCATCGGCCCCGCGGTGGAGCGCGCCCGGACGGCAGGCCTCAGCTGA